Proteins encoded in a region of the Quercus lobata isolate SW786 chromosome 8, ValleyOak3.0 Primary Assembly, whole genome shotgun sequence genome:
- the LOC115955536 gene encoding TMV resistance protein N-like isoform X1, which produces MALTNDGSTFSLRIGKWIFDVFLNFRGEDARHSFLRLLYAALVEKKISTFKDDEVLERGKPIPSELLKAIEGSRFSVVIFSKNYASSSWCLDELTKIVECRQKMKGHTIFPVFFDVEPTEVRKQEGSFGEAFAKHEEAFKENLEKVKKWRDALKEVTNISGWVIPKGQESEYIEPIVERIFKTLSSIKLNEGLVGIESRVWEVYSELKIGSTDVRMFGIYGTGGIGKTTIARVVYDSFSNQFEASSFLHDVRETYERQGLVHLQKKLLSDTLMERNINVGDEYDGLQFIKHRLCNKKVLLVLDDVNKLKQLKFLVGEHSWYGAGSRIIITTRDQHLLEAHAVDAIYRPEEMSNEEALRLFSLTCFGSEHTPEGYKEMSNLVVSYGHGLPLAIKVLGSHLVGGSITAWKSCLVGLENNFPTELLQVFQISFDSLHEVDKETFLHMACFFNGEDRDRTVRILDSLRLYPIEIVLRELIDKSLLNLSLDKNCYWMHPLVQQMGREMVCRECPEWPSRRSRLWLPEDIDALLTDNMGTDAIKCIVLNLPVQKKVYWHPEAFSKIPNLQLLKIHNVQLQHELTHFPNGLRFVEWSGYSLKSLPPNFVPYKLVELTMCHSNIELLWKGVKQLDSLRFIKLSHSRNLVRTPDFSETRELERIDFEGCTNLIEVHPSVGVLKRLIFLNLKDCTSLVSLPSKLEMESLEIFTLSGCSKVKKIPEFTKNMERLRELHVNGTAIVDLPSSIEHLTSLSLLNISHCKNLVHLPCAILQLELLRDFIVLGCSRLATFDDHESFPARKRSIWLWVEEFFKGSCRRVKSKLS; this is translated from the exons ATGGCTCTTACAAACGACGGAAGCACCTTTTCGTTACGTATTGGTAAATGGATTTTTGATGTCTTCCTTAATTTTAGAGGAGAGGACGCCCGCCACAGTTTTTTGCGCCTTCTGTATGCTGctttggttgagaaaaaaatCTCCACGTTCAAGGATGATGAAGTACTTGAGAGAGGAAAACCCATTCCCTCAGAACTCTTGAAAGCAATTGAAGGATCAAGGTTTTCGGTtgtcattttttcaaaaaactatgcATCCTCTAGTTGGTGCTTAGATGAACTTACAAAGATTGTGGAATGCCGCCAGAAAATGAAGGGGCATACAATATTTCCAGTTTTCTTTGATGTTGAACCAACTGAGGTACGGAAGCAGGAAGGGAGTTTTGGAGAAGCATTTGCGAAGCATGAAGAAGCTTTTAAGGAGAATCTGGAGAAGGTGAAAAAATGGAGGGATGCTTTAAAAGAAGTCACCAATATCAGTGGTTGGGTTATACCCAAGGG GCAGGAGTCAGAATATATCGAACCAATTGTTGAGAGGATATTCAAAACACTGAGTTCCATAAAACTAAATGAGGGCTTGGTCGGAATAGAATCTCGTGTATGGGAAGTATATTCAGAATTAAAAATAGGTTCGACTGATGTTCGCATGTTTGGGATATATGGGACAGGTGGTATCGGTAAGACAACCATTGCACGAGTGGTTTATGATAGCTTCTCTAATCAATTTGAAGCTAGTAGCTTTCTCCATGATGTTAGAGAAACATATGAAAGACAGGGTTTAGTTCATTTGCagaaaaaacttctttctgACACCTTGATGGAAAGAAATATAAATGTAGGAGATGAATATGACGGGCTCCAATTTATCAAGCACAGGCTATGTAATAAAAAGGTACTTCTCGTTCTGGATGACGTTAATAAGTTgaaacaactaaaatttttggttGGCGAGCATAGTTGGTATGGTGCAGGCAGTAGAATTATCATTACAACGAGAGATCAACATTTGCTAGAGGCACATGCAGTTGATGCAATATATAGGCCTGAGGAAATGAGTAATGAAGAGGCTCTTCGTCTTTTCAGCTTGACATGTTTCGGCAGTGAACACACTCCTGAAGGGTATAAGGAGATGTCCAATCTTGTTGTCAGTTATGGTCACGGCCTTCCTTTAGCAATTAAGGTTTTGGGTTCTCATCTAGTCGGCGGAAGCATCACTGCATGGAAAAGCTGTTTAGTTGGGCTCGAAAATAATTTTCCAACAGAACTTTTACAAGTATTTCAAATAAGTTTTGATAGTCTACATGAAGTAGACAAAGAAACATTTCTACATATGGCATGTTTCTTCAATGGGGAGGACAGAGATCGCACAGTACGTATACTAGACTCTCTTAGACTTTACCCCATAGAAATTGTATTAAGAGAACTTATAGATaaatctctcttaaatttatcTTTAGACAAGAACTGCTATTGGATGCATCCTCTAGTTCAACAAATGGGCCGGGAAATGGTTTGTAGAGAATGTCCTGAATGGCCTTCGAGACGAAGTAGATTATGGTTGCCAGAGGACATTGACGCTCTGCTTACAGACAATATG GGAACAGATGCTATTAAATGCATAGTCCTCAACTTGCCAGTACAAAAAAAGGTATACTGGCATCCAGAAGCCTTTTCAAAGATTCCTAATCTTCAATTGCTCAAAATTCACAATGTGCAACTTCAGCATGAACTCACTCATTTTCCTAACGGGTTAAGATTTGTTGAATGGAGCGGGTATTCTCTAAAATCTTTGCCACCAAATTTCGTACCTTATAAGCTTGTTGAACTTACAATGTGTCATAGCAACATTGAACTACTTTGGAAGGGAGTAAAG CAATTGGACAGTTTAAGATTCATCAAACTCAGTCACTCTCGAAATCTTGTTAGGACTCCAGACTTCTCGGAGACACGAGAGCTTGAGAGAATAGATTTTGAAGGCTGCACAAATTTAATTGAGGTTCACCCATCCGTTGGTGTACTTAAACgccttatttttttgaatttgaaagatTGCACAAGTCTTGTAAGTCTTCCTAGCAAGCTTGAAATGGAATCTCTTGAAATTTTTACCCTTTCTGGTTGCTCTAAAGTCAAGAAGATTCCAGAATTTACAAAAAACATGGAACGGTTACGGGAGCTTCATGTAAATGGGACTGCAATTGTAGACCTACCTTCATCAATTGAACATTTGACTAGTCTTTCCTTATTGAATATAAGCCATTGCAAAAATCTTGTGCATCTTCCCTGCGCCATTCTTCAATTAGAGTTACTAAGAGACTTCATTGTATTGGGATGCTCAAGATTAGCTACATTTGATGATCATGAGAGTTTTCCCGCTCGAAAAAGATCGATATGGTTATGGGtagaagaattttttaaaggttcATGTCGACGGGTCAAATCAAAGTTGTCCTGA
- the LOC115955536 gene encoding TMV resistance protein N-like isoform X2 → MALINDGSTFSLRTGKWVFEVFLNFRGEDTRHSFLRLLYDALVEKQISTFRDDKVLERGKPIPSELLKAIEESRFSVVIFSKNYATSSWCLDELAKIVECRQKMKGHTIFPVFYDVEPTEVRKQKGSFGEAFAKHEEVFKENLERVKRWRDALTEVANISGWVIPKGQESEYIEPIVEKIFKTLSSIKLNEGLVGIDSRVWEVYSCLKIGLTDVHMIGIYGTGGIGKTTIARVVYDSFSNQFEASSFLHNVRETAEREGLAYLQEQLLSDIFMERNIRISDVDNGVRLIRHRLCNKKVLLVLDDVDCLDQLYKLACKRDWFRPGSRIVITTRDEHLLKTLEVDEIHRPKELSSEEAVRLLSLTCFGSEHPPEGYMEMSNHVVSYAHGLPLAIKFLGSFLDGRSIPAWKSCLERLENNFPTEILQVFQISFDSLQEVEKETFLHIACFFNGEDQDRIVEILDYLELYPKIAISILIDKSLLSVSLDKQLWMHPLVQQMGREIIFRESPKFPWERSRLWLPKDIDLVLTDNMGTKAIQSIVLDLPAQKEVHWHPEAFSKMHCLVLLKIHNVQLQHKLTHFPNGLRFVEWSGYSLKSLPPNFEPKMLVELRMCHSNIELLWNGVKQLDSLRFIKLSHSRNLVRTPDFSETRELERIDFEGCTNLIEVHPSVGVLKRLIFLNLKDCTSLVSLPSKLEMESLEIFTLSGCSKVKKIPEFTKNMERLRELHVNGTAIVDLPSSIEHLTSLSLLNISHCKNLVHLPCAILQLELLRDFIVLGCSRLATFDDHESFPARKRSIWLWVEEFFKGSCRRVKSKLS, encoded by the exons ATGGCTCTTATAAACGACGGAAGCACCTTTTCGTTGCGTACCGGTAAATGGGTTTTCGAGGTCTTCCTTAATTTCAGAGGCGAGGACACCCGCCACAGTTTTTTGCGTCTTCTATATGACGCTTTGGTTGAGAAACAAATCTCCACGTTCAGAGATGATAAAGTACTTGAGAGAGGAAAACCCATTCCATCAGAACTCTTGAAAGCAATTGAAGAGTCAAGGTTTTCAGTcgtcattttttcaaaaaactatgcAACCTCCAGTTGGTGCTTGGATGAACTTGCAAAGATTGTCGAATGCCGCCAGAAAATGAAGGGTCATACAATTTTTCCAGTTTTCTATGATGTTGAACCAACTGAGGTACGGAAGCAGAAAGGGAGTTTTGGTGAAGCATTTGCAAAGCATGAAGAAGTTTTTAAGGAGAATTTGGAGAGGGTGAAAAGATGGAGGGATGCTTTAACAGAAGTCGCCAATATCAGTGGTTGGGTTATACCCAAGGG GCAGGAATCAGAATATATTGAACCAATTGTCGAGAAGATATTCAAAACACTGAGTTCCATAAAACTAAATGAGGGCTTGGTCGGAATAGATTCTCGTGTATGGGAAGTATATTCATGCTTAAAAATAGGTTTGACTGATGTTCACATGATTGGAATATATGGGACAGGTGGTATCGGTAAGACAACCATTGCACGAGTGGTTTATGATAGCTTTTCTAATCAATTTGAAGCTAGTAGCTTTCTCCATAATGTTAGAGAAACAGCTGAAAGAGAGGGTTTAGCTTATTTGCAAGAACAACTTCTTTCTGACATCTTTATGGAAAGAAACATAAGGATATCTGATGTTGACAATGGAGTCCGATTGATCAGGCATAGGCTATGTAATAAAAAGGTACTTCTCGTTCTTGATGATGTAGATTGTTTGGACCAATTATATAAGTTGGCTTGTAAGCGTGATTGGTTTCGTCCTGGCAGTAGAATTGTCATTACAACAAGAGATGAACATTTGCTTAAGACACTAGAAGTTGACGAAATACATAGGCCAAAGGAATTGAGTAGTGAAGAGGCTGTTCGTCTTTTGAGCTTGACGTGTTTCGGCAGTGAACATCCTCCTGAAGGTTATATGGAGATGTCCAATCATGTCGTCAGTTATGCTCATGGCCTTCCTTTAGCAATTAAGTTTTTGGGTTCTTTTCTAGACGGCAGAAGCATCCCTGCATGGAAAAGCTGTTTAGAGAGGCtggaaaataattttccaacagaaattttacaagtatttcAAATAAGTTTTGATAGTCTACaagaagtagaaaaagaaacatttctacatattgcatgtttctttaaTGGGGAGGACCAAGATCGCATAGTAGAAATACTAGATTATCTTGAACTTTACCCGAAAATTGCAATAAGTATTCTTATTGATAAATCTCTCTTAAGTGTTTCTTTAGACAAGCAGTTGTGGATGCATCCACTGGTACAACAAATGGGCCGGGAAATCATTTTTAGAGAGTCCCCTAAATTTCCTTGGGAGAGAAGTAGATTATGGTTGCCGAAGGACATTGATCTTGTGCTTACAGACAATATG ggAACAAAAGCTATTCAAAGCATAGTCCTCGACTTGCCTGCACAAAAAGAGGTACATTGGCATCCAGAAGCCTTTTCAAAGATGCATTGTCTTGTATTGCTCAAAATTCATAATGTGCAACTTCAGCATAAACTCACTCATTTTCCTAATGGGTTAAGATTTGTTGAATGGAGTGGGTATTCTTTAAAATCTTTGCCACCAAATTTTGAACCTAAGATGCTTGTTGAACTTAGAATGTGTCATAGCAACATTGAACTACTTTGGAATGGAGTAAAG CAATTGGACAGTTTAAGATTCATCAAACTCAGTCACTCTCGAAATCTTGTTAGGACTCCAGACTTCTCGGAGACACGAGAGCTTGAGAGAATAGATTTTGAAGGCTGCACAAATTTAATTGAGGTTCACCCATCCGTTGGTGTACTTAAACgccttatttttttgaatttgaaagatTGCACAAGTCTTGTAAGTCTTCCTAGCAAGCTTGAAATGGAATCTCTTGAAATTTTTACCCTTTCTGGTTGCTCTAAAGTCAAGAAGATTCCAGAATTTACAAAAAACATGGAACGGTTACGGGAGCTTCATGTAAATGGGACTGCAATTGTAGACCTACCTTCATCAATTGAACATTTGACTAGTCTTTCCTTATTGAATATAAGCCATTGCAAAAATCTTGTGCATCTTCCCTGCGCCATTCTTCAATTAGAGTTACTAAGAGACTTCATTGTATTGGGATGCTCAAGATTAGCTACATTTGATGATCATGAGAGTTTTCCCGCTCGAAAAAGATCGATATGGTTATGGGtagaagaattttttaaaggttcATGTCGACGGGTCAAATCAAAGTTGTCCTGA
- the LOC115955536 gene encoding TMV resistance protein N-like isoform X4, with amino-acid sequence MALINDGSTFSLRTGKWVFEVFLNFRGEDTRHSFLRLLYDALVEKQISTFRDDKVLERGKPIPSELLKAIEESRFSVVIFSKNYATSSWCLDELAKIVECRQKMKGHTIFPVFYDVEPTEVRKQKGSFGEAFAKHEEVFKENLERVKRWRDALTEVANISGWVIPKGQESEYIEPIVEKIFKTLSSIKLNEGLVGIDSRVWEVYSCLKIGLTDVHMIGIYGTGGIGKTTIARVVYDSFSNQFEASSFLHNVRETAEREGLAYLQEQLLSDIFMERNIRISDVDNGVRLIRHRLCNKKVLLVLDDVDCLDQLYKLACKRDWFRPGSRIVITTRDEHLLKTLEVDEIHRPKELSSEEAVRLLSLTCFGSEHPPEGYMEMSNHVVSYAHGLPLAIKFLGSFLDGRSIPAWKSCLERLENNFPTEILQVFQISFDSLQEVEKETFLHIACFFNGEDQDRIVEILDYLELYPKIAISILIDKSLLSVSLDKQLWMHPLVQQMGREIIFRESPKFPWERSRLWLPKDIDLVLTDNMGTKAIQSIVLDLPAQKEQLDSLRFIKLSHSRNLVRTPDFSETRELERIDFEGCTNLIEVHPSVGVLKRLIFLNLKDCTSLVSLPSKLEMESLEIFTLSGCSKVKKIPEFTKNMERLRELHVNGTAIVDLPSSIEHLTSLSLLNISHCKNLVHLPCAILQLELLRDFIVLGCSRLATFDDHESFPARKRSIWLWVEEFFKGSCRRVKSKLS; translated from the exons ATGGCTCTTATAAACGACGGAAGCACCTTTTCGTTGCGTACCGGTAAATGGGTTTTCGAGGTCTTCCTTAATTTCAGAGGCGAGGACACCCGCCACAGTTTTTTGCGTCTTCTATATGACGCTTTGGTTGAGAAACAAATCTCCACGTTCAGAGATGATAAAGTACTTGAGAGAGGAAAACCCATTCCATCAGAACTCTTGAAAGCAATTGAAGAGTCAAGGTTTTCAGTcgtcattttttcaaaaaactatgcAACCTCCAGTTGGTGCTTGGATGAACTTGCAAAGATTGTCGAATGCCGCCAGAAAATGAAGGGTCATACAATTTTTCCAGTTTTCTATGATGTTGAACCAACTGAGGTACGGAAGCAGAAAGGGAGTTTTGGTGAAGCATTTGCAAAGCATGAAGAAGTTTTTAAGGAGAATTTGGAGAGGGTGAAAAGATGGAGGGATGCTTTAACAGAAGTCGCCAATATCAGTGGTTGGGTTATACCCAAGGG GCAGGAATCAGAATATATTGAACCAATTGTCGAGAAGATATTCAAAACACTGAGTTCCATAAAACTAAATGAGGGCTTGGTCGGAATAGATTCTCGTGTATGGGAAGTATATTCATGCTTAAAAATAGGTTTGACTGATGTTCACATGATTGGAATATATGGGACAGGTGGTATCGGTAAGACAACCATTGCACGAGTGGTTTATGATAGCTTTTCTAATCAATTTGAAGCTAGTAGCTTTCTCCATAATGTTAGAGAAACAGCTGAAAGAGAGGGTTTAGCTTATTTGCAAGAACAACTTCTTTCTGACATCTTTATGGAAAGAAACATAAGGATATCTGATGTTGACAATGGAGTCCGATTGATCAGGCATAGGCTATGTAATAAAAAGGTACTTCTCGTTCTTGATGATGTAGATTGTTTGGACCAATTATATAAGTTGGCTTGTAAGCGTGATTGGTTTCGTCCTGGCAGTAGAATTGTCATTACAACAAGAGATGAACATTTGCTTAAGACACTAGAAGTTGACGAAATACATAGGCCAAAGGAATTGAGTAGTGAAGAGGCTGTTCGTCTTTTGAGCTTGACGTGTTTCGGCAGTGAACATCCTCCTGAAGGTTATATGGAGATGTCCAATCATGTCGTCAGTTATGCTCATGGCCTTCCTTTAGCAATTAAGTTTTTGGGTTCTTTTCTAGACGGCAGAAGCATCCCTGCATGGAAAAGCTGTTTAGAGAGGCtggaaaataattttccaacagaaattttacaagtatttcAAATAAGTTTTGATAGTCTACaagaagtagaaaaagaaacatttctacatattgcatgtttctttaaTGGGGAGGACCAAGATCGCATAGTAGAAATACTAGATTATCTTGAACTTTACCCGAAAATTGCAATAAGTATTCTTATTGATAAATCTCTCTTAAGTGTTTCTTTAGACAAGCAGTTGTGGATGCATCCACTGGTACAACAAATGGGCCGGGAAATCATTTTTAGAGAGTCCCCTAAATTTCCTTGGGAGAGAAGTAGATTATGGTTGCCGAAGGACATTGATCTTGTGCTTACAGACAATATG ggAACAAAAGCTATTCAAAGCATAGTCCTCGACTTGCCTGCACAAAAAGAG CAATTGGACAGTTTAAGATTCATCAAACTCAGTCACTCTCGAAATCTTGTTAGGACTCCAGACTTCTCGGAGACACGAGAGCTTGAGAGAATAGATTTTGAAGGCTGCACAAATTTAATTGAGGTTCACCCATCCGTTGGTGTACTTAAACgccttatttttttgaatttgaaagatTGCACAAGTCTTGTAAGTCTTCCTAGCAAGCTTGAAATGGAATCTCTTGAAATTTTTACCCTTTCTGGTTGCTCTAAAGTCAAGAAGATTCCAGAATTTACAAAAAACATGGAACGGTTACGGGAGCTTCATGTAAATGGGACTGCAATTGTAGACCTACCTTCATCAATTGAACATTTGACTAGTCTTTCCTTATTGAATATAAGCCATTGCAAAAATCTTGTGCATCTTCCCTGCGCCATTCTTCAATTAGAGTTACTAAGAGACTTCATTGTATTGGGATGCTCAAGATTAGCTACATTTGATGATCATGAGAGTTTTCCCGCTCGAAAAAGATCGATATGGTTATGGGtagaagaattttttaaaggttcATGTCGACGGGTCAAATCAAAGTTGTCCTGA
- the LOC115955536 gene encoding TMV resistance protein N-like isoform X3: MALTNDGSTFSLRIGKWIFDVFLNFRGEDARHSFLRLLYAALVEKKISTFKDDEVLERGKPIPSELLKAIEGSRFSVVIFSKNYASSSWCLDELTKIVECRQKMKGHTIFPVFFDVEPTEVRKQEGSFGEAFAKHEEAFKENLEKVKKWRDALKEVTNISGWVIPKGQESEYIEPIVERIFKTLSSIKLNEGLVGIESRVWEVYSELKIGSTDVRMFGIYGTGGIGKTTIARVVYDSFSNQFEASSFLHDVRETYERQGLVHLQKKLLSDTLMERNINVGDEYDGLQFIKHRLCNKKVLLVLDDVNKLKQLKFLVGEHSWYGAGSRIIITTRDQHLLEAHAVDAIYRPEEMSNEEALRLFSLTCFGSEHTPEGYKEMSNLVVSYGHGLPLAIKVLGSHLVGGSITAWKSCLVGLENNFPTELLQVFQISFDSLHEVDKETFLHMACFFNGEDRDRTVRILDSLRLYPIEIVLRELIDKSLLNLSLDKNCYWMHPLVQQMGREMVCRECPEWPSRRSRLWLPEDIDALLTDNMGTDAIKCIVLNLPVQKKVYWHPEAFSKIPNLQLLKIHNVQLQHELTHFPNGLRFVEWSGYSLKSLPPNFVPYKLVELTMCHSNIELLWKGVKYLGSLKFIKLSHSQNLISTPDFSWAPLLVNIDFEGCTNLVEVHPSVGELKLLTLLNLKDCTSLESLPRKLEMKSLEILIFSSCSKVKEIPEFAKNMERLRELHLNGTTIKYLPLSIEHLTGLTLLNISHCKNLAGLPCAVFRMESLKEFIVFGCSRLANDDRSAKKTKNKKSNDD; the protein is encoded by the exons ATGGCTCTTACAAACGACGGAAGCACCTTTTCGTTACGTATTGGTAAATGGATTTTTGATGTCTTCCTTAATTTTAGAGGAGAGGACGCCCGCCACAGTTTTTTGCGCCTTCTGTATGCTGctttggttgagaaaaaaatCTCCACGTTCAAGGATGATGAAGTACTTGAGAGAGGAAAACCCATTCCCTCAGAACTCTTGAAAGCAATTGAAGGATCAAGGTTTTCGGTtgtcattttttcaaaaaactatgcATCCTCTAGTTGGTGCTTAGATGAACTTACAAAGATTGTGGAATGCCGCCAGAAAATGAAGGGGCATACAATATTTCCAGTTTTCTTTGATGTTGAACCAACTGAGGTACGGAAGCAGGAAGGGAGTTTTGGAGAAGCATTTGCGAAGCATGAAGAAGCTTTTAAGGAGAATCTGGAGAAGGTGAAAAAATGGAGGGATGCTTTAAAAGAAGTCACCAATATCAGTGGTTGGGTTATACCCAAGGG GCAGGAGTCAGAATATATCGAACCAATTGTTGAGAGGATATTCAAAACACTGAGTTCCATAAAACTAAATGAGGGCTTGGTCGGAATAGAATCTCGTGTATGGGAAGTATATTCAGAATTAAAAATAGGTTCGACTGATGTTCGCATGTTTGGGATATATGGGACAGGTGGTATCGGTAAGACAACCATTGCACGAGTGGTTTATGATAGCTTCTCTAATCAATTTGAAGCTAGTAGCTTTCTCCATGATGTTAGAGAAACATATGAAAGACAGGGTTTAGTTCATTTGCagaaaaaacttctttctgACACCTTGATGGAAAGAAATATAAATGTAGGAGATGAATATGACGGGCTCCAATTTATCAAGCACAGGCTATGTAATAAAAAGGTACTTCTCGTTCTGGATGACGTTAATAAGTTgaaacaactaaaatttttggttGGCGAGCATAGTTGGTATGGTGCAGGCAGTAGAATTATCATTACAACGAGAGATCAACATTTGCTAGAGGCACATGCAGTTGATGCAATATATAGGCCTGAGGAAATGAGTAATGAAGAGGCTCTTCGTCTTTTCAGCTTGACATGTTTCGGCAGTGAACACACTCCTGAAGGGTATAAGGAGATGTCCAATCTTGTTGTCAGTTATGGTCACGGCCTTCCTTTAGCAATTAAGGTTTTGGGTTCTCATCTAGTCGGCGGAAGCATCACTGCATGGAAAAGCTGTTTAGTTGGGCTCGAAAATAATTTTCCAACAGAACTTTTACAAGTATTTCAAATAAGTTTTGATAGTCTACATGAAGTAGACAAAGAAACATTTCTACATATGGCATGTTTCTTCAATGGGGAGGACAGAGATCGCACAGTACGTATACTAGACTCTCTTAGACTTTACCCCATAGAAATTGTATTAAGAGAACTTATAGATaaatctctcttaaatttatcTTTAGACAAGAACTGCTATTGGATGCATCCTCTAGTTCAACAAATGGGCCGGGAAATGGTTTGTAGAGAATGTCCTGAATGGCCTTCGAGACGAAGTAGATTATGGTTGCCAGAGGACATTGACGCTCTGCTTACAGACAATATG GGAACAGATGCTATTAAATGCATAGTCCTCAACTTGCCAGTACAAAAAAAGGTATACTGGCATCCAGAAGCCTTTTCAAAGATTCCTAATCTTCAATTGCTCAAAATTCACAATGTGCAACTTCAGCATGAACTCACTCATTTTCCTAACGGGTTAAGATTTGTTGAATGGAGCGGGTATTCTCTAAAATCTTTGCCACCAAATTTCGTACCTTATAAGCTTGTTGAACTTACAATGTGTCATAGCAACATTGAACTACTTTGGAAGGGAGTAAAG TATTTAGGGAGTTTAAAATTCATCAAACTCAGTCACTCACAAAATCTTATTAGCACTCCAGACTTCTCATGGGCTCCACTTCTTGTGAACATAGATTTTGAAGGCTGTACAAATTTAGTCGAGGTTCACCCATCCGTTGGTGAACTTAAACTCCTTACTTTGTTGAATTTGAAAGATTGCACAAGTCTTGAAAGTCTCCCGCGCAAGCTTGAAATGAAATCTCTagaaattcttattttttctagCTGCTCCAAAGTCAAGGAGATTCCAGAATTTGCAAAAAACATGGAACGGTTACGGGAGCTTCATTTAAATGGTACTACAATTAAATATCTACCTTTGTCAATCGAACATTTAACTGGTCTGACTTTATTGAATATAAGCCATTGCAAAAATCTGGCGGGTCTTCCATGTGCCGTTTTTAGAATGGAGTCCCTAAAAGAATTCATTGTATTTGGATGCTCAAGATTAGCTAACGATGATCGTTctgcaaaaaaaacaaaaaataaaaaatctaacgATGATTGA